Within Spinacia oleracea cultivar Varoflay chromosome 4, BTI_SOV_V1, whole genome shotgun sequence, the genomic segment AACACCTCACTACTTCCCTTACCTTATCGTGCCGTCAACAACCCACCTTCACCGACCATCAATGGTTTATTCTCGTTCGCTGACCACCTTCTACTGCAACCTCCCTCCTCCTCTGCCACTGCCCTCTCCCCTTTTATCGCTGCTCCTATCCTCCTGAGGCAGGGTTTCAGGGCAAAGATGCAAAATTAATTAGAAGCGGGCTAATTACTTTTAGGGTGTGTTTGGTTCGCGCAGGGTAAACGGAATGGAATGCAGAAAGTGAATCAAAGAGAAAGGAATGGAATGACCCTGATTCCCCCTACCTGTTTGGGTATGTCCCAGAAACGGAATGAAATACACCCTGATTCCCTTTGTGGCTGTTTGGTTCAAACCAAGGAATCAAATgtataatttattaataaacATGTCTTTATGAAGAACCTGTTTAAAACATACaagtaatatgattaaattttCTTCCTCAAttcttcttaattttttttaaaaaaagaagaagaagaatataTGACAGCTAATCACCATAATAGACTTTTATTGTGAATTTTTTCATTGAACAGACATATAAGACATTCGTAGCatttaacaaagcaattaagaACACAATTAACTTTACAATATATGGCTTTCCTTTATTCAATTTATCTGCGGTATTATAGGATCTATTATCAAACCCAATTAACAACATAGATGAGTTAGATTAtaaattgaagaagaagaagaataaaaacacaaaaattgaGAATGGAAGTGAAAAGACAGTGAATTTAGGCTGGGCCATAATCCTTTGAACTTTTGTGCTCGCCATTGTTGCTGCTTCAAAGGTCTGTTGTACTTCTGCTTTGAAATTGTTCTGCTATGCTAAAATCCCTCCGTATTAGAGAAACCTCGTAGTATAGTGAATTTATAGGCTGTCAACAAAAAAAGTGAATTTATAAATTTGTAATTTGAATTTATGGATCTTTTGGGCTACAAATCAGGTGGaaaattgaaaaatatataaaccAATAAAAAATTAAGTGCAAATTGTCGAGGTCACACGCCGGAGGTCGGATTAAGAACGCAAAACGaaagaaaaggagagaaagaggagagagaaaggaagagaCGGAACATACCTCGACGGCGGCCGGAGATAAGCAAGTGATCGGAGTTAATGGACGGATTTTCACAGCAGTAGTCGCCGGCAACGTGAGTGTGGCATCTTCCCTTGGTGCTGTTGTTAAAGTTCTGggctagaggagagagaaggagggTGGGGAAATGAAGTGGGGAATCAGAATGGGAAACCCTTGGGGGGGGGTGTAATCAACTTAGAGCAATTTTGGGTGAACCCAAAAATAAAAAGGGGTAAAGGGAATCACGAAAATGGtctaacaaacaacaacaaagggtATCATTTCAGCCCATCCCCTTTCCCTTTCCAGAatacccccaaccaaacgcccccttagAAATACTTAATTAATCAGCTAATTAGTCACTGTTTGAAAAGCAAATAGTATCTGAATCATTTTCAAAcaataattttacattttacaaAATACATTTAACAATTTAACAAAATCAAAGAAAACCTAACCATAAAAAAGGAAAGGGACCCACAAAATAGGCCAATTACAATGTCACACATGGATTTTTATGGTAATCCTCAATAGGAGGACCACCTTAGAAACACCCGTGACACCGTTCAGAGAGAGTGAAGGTGATGATAACATGGTGCGAATTTTGTTAACATAACCGTCAATTTAGATGACGggttaattcaaaataaaactgCTATGGAATATATGAGTTGGCGGTTAGTTGTTGAACCGAgacttttttacttttttttactaagtCTTGCTGACGTGAACGGTAGTATGATAATTAACTTAGCACGGGGCATATTTTGTGAATTTTTGCATCTTCTAGCATTATTGTcgccccgtcaaaaaaaaaagcattatTGCCGAAAATCGTTCCTaatctaaatgcaactaaataaAGCCAAAATTGTCCAAGATAACTTGACCTCTGACCATCTAGTCTAGATCTATTTTCTTGCAAATTTTCATTAAATTGTGGGTAGACGTCTAGACGAAGAGCCACAAAACCAAGCGAATTTGTGAAACCAATTCAGTTTTTTTCAACAAAGTCGAAAATTTTGAAACTTCAAGCGGGAAGCAACGGTAACAATATCATAAATTGCTTCAATTCTCTCTCTCGTCCATTGTTGTCGGAAGCCATGAGAACCAAGCACCCTGCTGCTAAGAAATCAAGCAGCAAAAGCCCTCGTTCAAGTTATTTTTCTCCCCATTCTCTTTTGATGTTTTTTGCGTTTTCAATTTGTAGAATTTCTACTGTAAAATTCGTGTTAGTTGTATctctaaaaccctaatttctgtTTTTTCAGAGGCTCCTTCAACTCCCTCAAAATCTAATCAATCAAAATCTACTCCAATACGCTCGGTATTCTCTCTTCTAGTTTCGTTTTATGTTGATTTTCTTTGTTTAACTCGATTTGTTGGCTCATAAGTTGTTTGATTTTTGCTGAAATTGCAGCCGAAAAGCAAATCAGGCAGAAAGAGTGTTGCTGCTCCTCGAAGtaaatttttctttttaattattGTATTTTCGTTAATTAAGTTCTATTTGACAAGAATAATCCTTGACATACTTTCCTTGATTTGAGGGTTGTAGTTAAGAAGCCGTACCGTCATCGTCCAGGCACCGTTGCACTCCGGGAAATTCGTAAATACCAGAAGTCTGTCGACCTGTTGATTCCTTCTGCGCCTTTCGTACGAACAGTATGTGGTTTctccattattttaattttcacagTTGTGAAACACTTTCTGCTTGGTTTTGTGTCTATATCGTCATAGTTTCAATTCTTTTTCGACTTTGTTGAATTGTATGATTTCAATTTAGATCTTAGTGAGCCAATAAGCCGTCTAGTCTTACACACTATGTGTCACGGTCCGAGTGTTTTTGACACCGGATCGTGTGGCGAGCTCTTGCCTATGGCGGCAAGGGTGCAAGCCCTTGTGCGGAAAGTGAATCTCAAGGTTTGGAGAACGAGCGGGGCTTGATTCAGAATGGGCACTCTTACCTATTGGCGActggcgacaagagcgagggtcgagTGTCTATTAGGGCGTTTGTGTGCATACGACAGGCAAAAGCGGTTCCGACAACGAGAATGTTACATGCTTGGGGAGACTCAGCCCCGGTACTGACATTTTGAGGGCCCTAGGCGAAATAAGGTATCAGGGCCCCTTCTGAAATGATACGTCTTTAACTGAAATATAATCATAATTTCTTTTGTTAAATCCATTATATTCttgaattcaaatcaataaaaagtTAGTACATCTCCTGTGCAGGATCCTAGAATTTCAAAATCCTGCTCAAGTCGATCTCttgaaatattttaataaaataaatacttaattacaagataattaatatgcataaagagatttttacttttatttttttaaaataaaggttcattttgagcatataaaaGTATCAGTTAATTTTATCTTCATTAAAATTTGATATCTATTTTTAAACTTATAGACCCATAGTCCATCAAATAAGTATTTTCCCCCCACATATAGTTATATCAATTATAATTGAGTACTAAAAGTCAAATATTACATACATAAACtcaacgtaaaacttaattatcTTGTAAAGGATTAAAGGACAAAGCTAATACAAATAAAGGGTTTAAATAATTGTTACATTATATGTACAAAGTATTATAAATGAGAAAATTAGTtgctaaaaaataaatttaaataaaaaaaattacagtaCAAGTTaacaaacacaaaaataaaaatattgacaaagttaaaagaataaaagagTTGAACGAATAAAGGAAGATGGAAATCAACAAGAATAACGAGggaataaataaacaaaataattaaGACTGTGAGGGGAGTCGAACACTAGACCTAGGTGTAGGTATCAAAGCTTTAGCACCCACTTTTTACCAATGAGCAAAGGAAATAACATGTGTATTTAATGCATTGTTTATTACTATTACTAATTTACTGGACATGCTTTTATTTAGGGCCCCTTTCCGCCTTGGGCCCTAGGTGGTCGCACCCCTCGCTTAACCCCTAGGGTCGGGCCTGGGGAGACTTTGCCGAGTTTTGAAAAACTTAAAAACATGCGATAACataatatctataaaggcttaCAACAATCCAAGTAATTAAGCAAAGACAACTTTTGATGAGGGGTATTGGTCCAATGGtccatacccctcatagaggctTATTTTGAATTAGTTTTAAACTATGAAGCACGGGTACTTCTCCGGATTGCCGTTTCCCGTACCGGGGACGGGTACGGTACGGGTacgggacgggtacgccggaaaTACGTCCCCTGGACGACTCTTGAATGGTGGGGACGACGGGTTCAGTAGGGGACGGCTAGGGAGGTTGATAGAGACGTTTTGGGGACGGATTTAAAGCTTTAAGACGTACCCTTCCCTCttcttcctctttttttttaagatCTAGGCTTTACTTGGATAAAATTCGACTTACCCGGAAAATTGGAATTCGAAGCCCTAGATCTAGAAATTGACAGTAAGAAAAGGGGGGAGAAGAACAACGATATTGGGGCTTTTGTTGTTGAAGAAAAAACGAGCTGATTGCactctttaatttttattttcactGATAATTGACTAACCTAGATAATCTTTCCATGGCTGGCTGCGTTTTCTTCACAGTGAGTTTTGCGTTgttggtgatggtgatggtgagtTGGGCTGTCTAACATATAATTAatcttaaaaataaaaaagtgggAAGTGGTGGGTACCCACGTGGCCTTGTGTCTACCAGAGTACcatcttaaaaattaaaaagtggGAAGGGGTACCCACGTGGCCTTTTGGTCTACCAAACTACCAAAGTACCAGTACCTTTACTacttataataataaattaaaaaagaaaaggtGTGAAGTGTACCCACGTGGCCACTGCTTTATTTTACAAAAGGTCAACTTTTTTGTTTTCTACTCCAATATTTGTTACTCCTTTTAAACATAGTTAAGATAATATATATACTAATATAATTTAAGCAtagtattatttaatttaaggtaatatatatatatatatatatataattttttttttgccgaatTCAagccgtacccgttttttgaaattttgatttttccgTTTTCCGTCACCGTCTCCGTCCCCGTACCCGTTCCTGTATCCGTATCCGTGCTACCTAGGTTTTAAACTTCCAGTAAACACTGGATTATCAGAAACATAATAATTCTATCTAAAGCCTATAAAACTATTAGAAaagtcctagaaagcaatagataagcaaaatacaagtaaaggaaggttgtATTCTAACATCTTCCCCCACTTAAGTTGTCGACGACTTACATGAATTACAATAGATAAAATAAAAAGCTCATATCCTAAATTATGCAGTCTCTTTTGCGTCGTTGGTTGATGGCGGTTGCTGGAGTCTTGAATTTTGTTGTGTCTTGGTTGTTGGGTGAACTTTTGCGGGAGTCTTATGGAGTGTTTCTTTTTGGAGTTG encodes:
- the LOC110799954 gene encoding histone H3, which translates into the protein MRTKHPAAKKSSSKSPRSKAPSTPSKSNQSKSTPIRSPKSKSGRKSVAAPRIKKPYRHRPGTVALREIRKYQKSVDLLIPSAPFVRTVKEISHQFSPMVTRWKVEAMKALQQAAEDFIVCLFEDAMLCAFHAKRVTLMKKDIELARRIGGRERRW